In one Choloepus didactylus isolate mChoDid1 chromosome 1, mChoDid1.pri, whole genome shotgun sequence genomic region, the following are encoded:
- the LOC119541767 gene encoding LOW QUALITY PROTEIN: serine/threonine-protein kinase RIO2-like (The sequence of the model RefSeq protein was modified relative to this genomic sequence to represent the inferred CDS: inserted 1 base in 1 codon): MANHGLIHGDFNEFNLILDKDDHITMIDFPQTVSTSHPDAEWYFDREFKCIRDFMKRFSYESELYPMFSDIRRTESLDGEVSASGYTEGVQADAELLHPVGPGDKNVATEEGSEFSFSDEEMSGKAKVCRSETGNEQSSLCESDGCCLRLSRDLKQIKEDSVSEESADRHNFEMTEFNQPLEEIKGHVVENSETEFSEEQNRTENDTKEDGQSGQGRIPTGSEECDDKHPHLSALSLLNNEFRPFRDEENMRDIIQYRTRTQCYFFRQCCKRSTIPLEXVKCQLIKQQKAAVRHRLQKGEANIFNKQWRENMQNIKSSLEAASFWGD, from the exons ATGGCAAATCATGGGTTAATTCATGGAGATTTCAATGAATTCAATCTCATTTTGGATAAAGATGACCACATCACCATGATTGATTTTCCACAAACGGTTTCAACTTCTCATCCTGACGCTGAATGGTATTTTGACAGAGAGTTTAAATGCATTAGAGATTTCATGAAACGTTTCAGCTATGAAAGTGAACTTTATCCAATGTTTAGCGATATCAGGAGGACGGAGTCTCTTGATGGAGAGGTCTCAGCCAGTGGCTACACAGAGGGGGTGCAGGCAGATGCTGAACTGCTTCACCCTGTAGGTCCAGGTGATAAAAATGTTGCAACTGAAGAAGGATCTGAATTCTCATTTTCTGATGAAGAAATGTCAGGAAAAGCAAAGGTTTGTAGGTCAGAAACTGGAAATGAACAAAGCTCTCTATGTGAGTCAGATGGCTGCTGCCTCAGGTTATCTAGAGACCTTAAACAAATAAAGGAAGACAGTGTATCAGAGGAGAGTGCTGATAGACACAATTTTGAAATGACTGAATTCAATCAAcctttagaagaaataaaaggacacgTTGTTGAAAATTCTGAAACTGAGTTTTCTGAGGAGCaaaacagaactgaaaatgaCACGAAGGAAGATGGTCAGTCAGGTCAAGGGAGAATCCCCACTGGCTCTGAGGAGTGTGATGATAAACACCCTCATCTGAGTGCCTTGTCATTATTAAACAACGAATTCAGGCCtttcagagatgaagaaaatatgaGAGATATTATTCAGTATAGAACAAGAACTCAGTGTTACTTCTTCAGACAGTGCTGTAAGCGTTCAACAATTCCTCTGG TTGTGAAATGTCAGTTGATAAAACAGCAAAAGGCAGCTGTCAGACATCGATTGCAGAAAGGAGAagcaaatatatttaacaaaCAATGGAGGGAAAACATGCAAAATATTAAATCAAGCTTGGAAGCAGCTAGCTTTTGGGGAGACTAA